From a region of the Phaseolus vulgaris cultivar G19833 chromosome 6, P. vulgaris v2.0, whole genome shotgun sequence genome:
- the LOC137832859 gene encoding increased DNA methylation 3 has product MDSKGNLIYKRRSASVNPVATDSDKKFLVDFMISTYLGPDVMSHNPRFSVTQRLMVGSPPYTLSDLGPSYVTISFLERLYYNLLRYSSPELVLDLSMFHMYLKGKLFLPSSDFTLDDKQFTSFFPLDLHEQKWYPDSFRIVRGIVVIDDPPMTCIKEEDLNRFKSLTRVSTLKLNLSEYLKNKDGDNCVNIGPESSQNGKCQSGKIQQGHKRKDIDDTLPIPEFCPIFPTKQNVKVDSSKNTCKSDGPTFMPLLSVPDAGVENQDCSLVLTGTARKGKFGPSVGMVDLGIGARAYLFRVSLAGVQKDLSQFNCDVETNGRVLITGVVNGGRTIKKQSRVFHMKLRRLCPPGPFTLSFNLPGPIDPRLFTANFRADGLLEGIAIKQ; this is encoded by the exons ATGGATTCAAAAGGAAATCTTATTTACAAGAGAAGGTCCGCCAGTGTTAACCCAGTAGCAACTGACAGTGATAAGAAGTTTCTCGTTGATTTCATGATCAGTACTTATTTGGGACCTGATGTCATGTCTCATAATCCAAGATTTTCTGTTACCCAAAGACTAATGGTTGGATCCCCACCCTACACATTGAGTGATTTGGGACCTTCATATGTTACCATTTCTTTTTTGGAGAGATTGTATTACAATCTTCTCAGATATTCTTCTCCTGAACTTGTCTTGGATCTCAGTATGTTCCATATGTAtctaaaaggaaaattatttttGCCCTCTTCTGATTTTACGCTGGATGACAAGCAGTTCACCAGTTTTTTTCCTTTGGATCTTCATGAGCAGAAATGGTACCCTGATAGCTTCAGAATTGTGAGAGGGATTGTTGTAATTGATGATCCTCCTATGACATGCATCAAAGAGGAGGATTTAAATAGATTCAAGTCTTTAACTCGTGTCAGCACTCTCAAGTTAAACCTTAgtgaatatttgaaaaataaagatGGTGACAACTGTGTGAACATAGGGCCAGAGAGTAGTCAAAATGGGAAATGTCAATCAGGAAAAATTCAACAAGGACACAAGAGAAAGGATATTGATGACACACTGCCAATACCAGAGTTTTGCCCTATTTTTCCTACAAAACAAAATGTGAAGGTTGATTCTTCCAAGAACACATGCAAATCTGACGGGCCAACATTCATGCCCCTTCTATCTGTTCCTGATGCTGGAGTCGAGAATCAGGATTGCTCTCTTGTTTTGACAGGGACAGCCAGAAAAGGAAAATTTGGTCCATCTGTTGGTATGGTGGATCTTGGTATTGGTGCAAGGGCATATCTATTCCGAGTTTCCTTAGCTGGGGTACAAAAAGATTTGA GTCAGTTCAATTGTGATGTTGAAACTAATGGGAGGGTTCTGATCACTGGGGTGGTAAATGGTGGAAGAACTATAAAGAAACAATCACGTGTTTTTCATATGAAACTTCGGAGGTTATGCCCACCTGGGCCATTCACACTTTCATTCAATCTTCCAGGACCTATTGATCCAAGACTCTTCACAGCTAACTTCAGGGCTGATGGCCTTCTTGAAGGAATTGCAATCAAGCAGTAG